In one window of Prevotella fusca JCM 17724 DNA:
- a CDS encoding YecH family metal-binding protein gives MAHGHDVLHMMEGNSYKSKEELVKAIIENFGVEERFNTCSVEGMDATELVDFLTERGKFMPAEEGFTVDSSKICNH, from the coding sequence ATGGCACATGGACATGATGTCCTACACATGATGGAGGGCAATAGCTACAAGTCAAAAGAAGAACTGGTAAAGGCTATCATTGAGAATTTCGGGGTTGAAGAACGTTTTAACACCTGTTCTGTCGAGGGCATGGACGCCACAGAACTGGTTGATTTCCTTACAGAACGCGGCAAGTTCATGCCTGCTGAAGAAGGATTCACAGTGGATTCAAGCAAGATTTGCAATCATTGA
- a CDS encoding M64 family metallopeptidase → MRKIITLLFLTVTLTAAAQDFNRYFEDATLRLDYIFAGNAKHQTIAVDELSRIPRWYGKHERLAEVPVEGNGQVIVRDHRTQKVIYRNSFSTLFQEWLTYDEAKKPSGKAFENVFLVPYPKDSADITVELRNNRREVTVSMTHTVAPRDILIRHIGERSVTPYETLQKAADTIRCIHIAYVAEGYTEAEMSNFIEDCRTANEALFAHEPFKSLRQRFNVVAVKSPSAESGTSEPSKGIWKNTALHSHFDTFYSDRYLTTLHLKELHDWLAGTPYEHIIVLVNTEKYGGGGILNSYNLSMVRNSYFKPVVVHEFGHSFAGLGDEYAYDQEEINMYPTDVEPWEPNLTTLVDLHGKWENLIDKKTPVPTPQPADLDKANARRDKWKVGAYEPAGYSQHGVYRAYPDCRMRTNMHPEFCPACSLGLTKLIKFYTGE, encoded by the coding sequence ATGAGAAAAATTATCACCCTTCTGTTCCTGACAGTCACGCTTACAGCAGCAGCACAGGACTTTAACCGTTACTTTGAGGATGCAACACTCCGTCTTGATTACATCTTTGCCGGTAACGCGAAGCATCAGACCATCGCAGTTGACGAACTGTCACGTATTCCTCGATGGTATGGTAAGCACGAACGACTGGCAGAAGTACCTGTTGAAGGTAACGGGCAGGTTATTGTCCGTGACCATCGCACACAGAAAGTCATCTATCGTAATTCCTTCTCTACGCTCTTTCAAGAATGGTTGACGTATGATGAAGCGAAGAAACCATCTGGTAAGGCGTTTGAGAATGTCTTTCTTGTGCCTTATCCGAAAGATTCTGCCGATATTACCGTGGAACTGAGAAACAATCGCCGTGAGGTAACGGTGTCGATGACACATACCGTAGCACCACGTGACATCCTTATCCGTCACATCGGCGAACGCTCTGTTACACCATACGAAACACTGCAGAAGGCAGCCGACACAATACGTTGCATTCATATTGCCTATGTAGCAGAAGGATATACAGAGGCTGAAATGTCTAATTTTATAGAGGACTGCCGCACTGCCAACGAAGCTCTTTTTGCTCATGAACCTTTCAAGTCATTGCGTCAGCGTTTCAACGTCGTAGCAGTCAAGTCGCCCTCTGCAGAGAGTGGGACTTCAGAACCTTCCAAGGGCATCTGGAAGAACACGGCTTTACATTCGCATTTCGACACTTTCTATAGTGACCGATACCTTACAACACTGCATCTCAAGGAGCTGCATGACTGGCTGGCAGGTACTCCTTACGAGCATATTATTGTGCTTGTTAATACAGAGAAGTATGGTGGTGGCGGTATACTGAACAGCTACAACCTCTCCATGGTACGCAATTCATATTTCAAGCCGGTTGTCGTTCATGAGTTCGGACATTCCTTTGCAGGGTTGGGTGATGAGTATGCTTATGATCAGGAAGAAATAAACATGTATCCTACTGATGTCGAACCGTGGGAACCTAACCTTACGACTTTGGTGGATTTACATGGTAAATGGGAGAATCTTATTGACAAGAAAACACCTGTTCCTACACCTCAGCCAGCCGATCTTGACAAAGCCAATGCACGTCGTGACAAGTGGAAGGTGGGGGCTTATGAACCTGCAGGCTATTCTCAGCATGGTGTCTATCGCGCTTATCCCGATTGCCGCATGCGTACCAACATGCACCCGGAGTTCTGTCCGGCATGCAGCCTGGGACTGACAAAGCTGATAAAGTTCTATACAGGAGAGTAG
- the glyA gene encoding serine hydroxymethyltransferase → MRRDQEIFDLIEMEHKRQLKGMELIASENFVSDEVMQAMGSYLTNKYAEGYPGKRYYGGCQVVDQVETLAIERVKQLFGAEYANVQPHSGAQANQAVLLAVLKAGDTFMGLDLDQGGHLSHGSEVNTSGILYNHVGYTLNRETGRVDYDEMERLAREHKPKLIIGGGSAYSREWDYKRMRQIADEVGALLMVDMAHPAGLIAAGLLDNPVKYAHIVTTTTHKTLRGPRGGIILMGKDFDNPWGLTTKKGVVKPMSMLFNSAVFPGNQGGPLEHVIAAKAVGFGENLLPSWKEYAMQVKKNASVLAQALVDKGFSIVSGGTDNHSMLLDLRQKYPDLTGKVAETALVAADITANKNKVPYDERSAFQTSGLRLGTAAMTTRGCKEDMMLLCADLIDEVLADPENEQVIKRVREKVNETMKDYPLFAY, encoded by the coding sequence ATGAGAAGAGATCAAGAAATTTTTGACCTTATTGAGATGGAACACAAACGCCAGCTCAAAGGTATGGAGCTGATTGCATCAGAGAATTTCGTCAGTGACGAAGTAATGCAGGCCATGGGATCTTACCTGACAAACAAGTATGCAGAAGGTTATCCTGGCAAACGCTACTATGGTGGATGTCAGGTTGTTGACCAAGTTGAAACACTTGCTATTGAGCGTGTTAAGCAGCTCTTTGGTGCAGAGTATGCCAACGTGCAGCCACACTCTGGCGCACAGGCTAACCAGGCTGTACTGCTTGCCGTGCTGAAAGCTGGCGACACCTTCATGGGACTTGACCTTGACCAGGGTGGTCACCTCTCTCATGGCAGTGAGGTAAATACATCAGGTATCCTTTATAACCACGTAGGCTATACGCTCAACCGTGAGACTGGACGTGTTGACTATGATGAGATGGAACGTCTTGCACGTGAACACAAACCAAAGCTCATCATTGGTGGAGGTTCGGCTTACAGTCGTGAATGGGACTATAAGCGTATGCGTCAGATTGCTGACGAAGTTGGTGCGTTGCTGATGGTTGACATGGCTCACCCGGCAGGTCTCATTGCAGCTGGTCTGCTTGACAATCCTGTGAAATATGCACACATCGTTACCACTACAACCCATAAGACACTCCGTGGTCCTCGTGGCGGTATTATCCTCATGGGCAAGGACTTCGATAATCCTTGGGGCTTGACAACAAAGAAGGGTGTCGTTAAACCAATGTCTATGCTCTTCAACTCTGCTGTATTCCCAGGAAACCAGGGCGGTCCGTTGGAACATGTCATTGCAGCTAAGGCTGTAGGCTTCGGTGAGAACCTCTTGCCAAGCTGGAAGGAATATGCAATGCAGGTGAAGAAAAACGCTTCGGTCCTTGCACAGGCACTTGTTGACAAGGGCTTCAGTATTGTCAGCGGTGGAACTGACAACCACTCTATGCTGCTCGACCTGCGCCAGAAGTATCCTGACCTTACGGGTAAGGTGGCTGAAACAGCACTTGTTGCAGCTGACATCACAGCCAATAAGAATAAGGTACCATACGATGAGCGTTCAGCTTTCCAGACAAGTGGTCTACGTCTTGGCACAGCAGCCATGACTACCCGTGGTTGCAAGGAAGATATGATGTTGCTCTGTGCTGACCTCATTGACGAGGTTTTGGCTGATCCAGAGAACGAGCAGGTTATCAAGCGTGTACGTGAGAAAGTGAACGAGACAATGAAGGATTACCCTCTCTTCGCTTATTAA
- a CDS encoding cupin domain-containing protein: MAKLEKGIVFNSNNAIDYAEGGVVSKELVHSKAGSITLFSFDAGQGLSEHTAPFDAFIQVIDGKMELTVEGVKHVISAGESFVIPSGAHHSVNAPERFKMIITMIRE, encoded by the coding sequence ATGGCTAAGTTAGAAAAAGGGATTGTGTTTAACTCCAACAATGCAATTGACTATGCGGAAGGTGGCGTAGTAAGTAAAGAACTGGTACACAGCAAAGCTGGCAGCATCACCTTGTTCAGTTTCGACGCTGGACAGGGACTTTCGGAGCACACAGCACCGTTTGATGCTTTTATCCAGGTCATTGACGGAAAGATGGAACTGACGGTTGAAGGAGTCAAGCATGTAATCAGTGCAGGAGAGAGTTTTGTCATTCCCAGCGGAGCACATCACTCTGTAAATGCACCTGAACGGTTCAAGATGATTATCACGATGATTAGAGAATAA
- the queG gene encoding tRNA epoxyqueuosine(34) reductase QueG, which produces MSPVEQAKLPTPRDSYGLGNSSVIKSLAHSLGFFACGIAKAEPVDEAVAQKYRKWLENGEEASMAYMANYLEKRLDPRLLVPGVRSIVSLALNYAPAQQLPEGEYQIAAYALGLDYHDLMKVKMRELAEKIAAKFHSFQETEENQPLNRETRTKDNETNIKECGKKVPLSPRGERGWGCFCDTAPVLERYWAQKAGIGWIGRNHQLIIPHAGSMFFLGEIFLPFEVDVYDEPMANRCGSCHRCIDACPTRAIIPGEDFHAERCLSYQLIENRGELSAEAKTAMGDTIYGCDRCQTACPWNRFATPNTEPALQPKPELLNMSKEKWHNLTVEDYRRLFKGSAVKRVKFEGLKRNITVKKP; this is translated from the coding sequence ATGTCACCTGTTGAACAAGCCAAATTGCCTACCCCCAGAGATAGTTATGGACTTGGTAACTCATCGGTTATCAAATCCTTAGCACATTCTCTTGGATTTTTCGCATGCGGTATAGCCAAGGCTGAACCTGTTGACGAAGCCGTAGCGCAGAAATATCGTAAATGGTTGGAGAATGGTGAAGAAGCATCTATGGCATACATGGCTAACTATCTGGAGAAACGCCTTGACCCTCGTCTTCTTGTCCCAGGTGTGCGAAGCATTGTATCCCTCGCTCTTAATTATGCCCCTGCACAACAGTTGCCCGAAGGGGAATACCAGATTGCAGCCTATGCCCTCGGACTGGATTACCATGATTTGATGAAAGTGAAGATGAGAGAGTTGGCAGAAAAGATAGCTGCTAAGTTCCATTCCTTCCAAGAAACAGAGGAAAATCAGCCTTTGAACAGGGAGACAAGAACGAAAGATAACGAGACGAATATCAAAGAATGTGGTAAGAAAGTTCCCCTCTCTCCTCGAGGAGAGAGGGGGTGGGGATGTTTCTGCGATACGGCTCCCGTTCTTGAACGCTACTGGGCACAGAAAGCTGGAATTGGTTGGATAGGACGTAATCATCAGCTTATTATCCCTCATGCCGGTTCAATGTTCTTCTTGGGGGAGATTTTCCTGCCGTTTGAAGTTGATGTGTATGATGAACCGATGGCCAACCGCTGCGGAAGTTGCCACCGTTGTATTGACGCCTGCCCTACCCGAGCGATTATTCCCGGTGAAGATTTTCATGCAGAACGCTGTCTGTCTTATCAGTTGATAGAGAATCGTGGAGAACTGTCTGCAGAAGCCAAGACCGCCATGGGCGACACCATCTATGGCTGTGACCGCTGCCAGACAGCCTGCCCATGGAACCGTTTTGCCACACCCAATACCGAGCCAGCTCTGCAGCCGAAGCCTGAACTGCTCAATATGAGTAAAGAAAAGTGGCATAATCTAACAGTTGAAGATTATCGTCGGTTATTCAAGGGGTCAGCTGTCAAACGTGTAAAATTTGAAGGTCTGAAACGGAACATTACTGTAAAGAAACCATAA
- a CDS encoding polysaccharide deacetylase family protein — translation MLIEQPARWLRLFYPHALWRMDKNDHSVYLTFDDGPIPEATPLILDILDKFGAKAMFFMVADNVRKHPELYEEVIRRGHKVGNHTYHHLGSFRHWTLTYAVDVTKADGLLHSPYFRPPHGWLRHTVYWWVKQNYRVVMWDLVTRDYSKWLTAEDVVNNVKRYTRNGSIITFHDSLKSIDKLRTALPESLQWLKEQGYAFKVFPDDPAGTYL, via the coding sequence ATGTTAATTGAACAACCCGCACGCTGGCTCCGCCTCTTCTATCCACATGCTCTTTGGCGTATGGACAAGAACGATCATTCTGTTTATCTAACATTCGATGACGGTCCGATACCAGAAGCTACCCCTCTCATCCTCGACATACTTGACAAATTCGGGGCAAAGGCTATGTTCTTCATGGTTGCTGACAATGTAAGGAAACATCCGGAACTATACGAAGAGGTCATCCGTCGTGGTCATAAGGTTGGCAACCACACCTACCATCATCTTGGTTCTTTCAGGCATTGGACACTGACCTATGCCGTTGACGTGACTAAGGCTGATGGCCTACTCCACAGTCCTTACTTCCGTCCGCCACATGGATGGCTGCGTCATACAGTTTACTGGTGGGTAAAGCAGAACTATCGTGTTGTAATGTGGGATCTCGTTACACGCGATTACTCCAAGTGGCTGACAGCAGAAGATGTCGTGAACAATGTTAAACGATATACTCGCAACGGTTCTATCATCACTTTCCATGATTCTCTCAAAAGTATTGACAAGCTCCGCACTGCCCTCCCCGAATCATTACAATGGCTCAAGGAACAGGGGTATGCGTTCAAAGTTTTCCCCGATGACCCAGCCGGGACGTATCTTTAA